One window of the Choristoneura fumiferana chromosome 18, NRCan_CFum_1, whole genome shotgun sequence genome contains the following:
- the LOC141438204 gene encoding uncharacterized protein, giving the protein MSFCRITGRSRGLPKPNYFPLLAPISPADAKRCCRITGKSYGLPSHHYIPVLLTARSSRKKCKITNVSGELGPHHYAPEINYGNRKHDLLPDFRYIFPVLDGSTEAQKALMDMLLTKQVTDDKRYVYTVKERRCSLVFSARMEAAVRDGDVRDVMLAKDSDTVLIKTKQGRSVSMDFRDFTEDVEMYEGEGPNAEVLKQREREELEEKKKKRKRAAGLSSMKKIFENKEKLAEVQELEEEKLRQERMAKKAKIEEYKHEKHDLKTFNYNNFDVSHMRSKSSIAMCSGEWTERMHPLIESWDWEVFEKEVGNKQVVPTVTKLPTPVKITPYHCEAEIYESDQNVSHVSVALESVPCVNPLKVPKERPSEIVLNAIKELTEDRLNETINIEEKLLLENKVDVLPSLEMLPDVIKNIKKGKREKIAKISGLTIDINKAKKFIPGQHVNTPQGPVFVPGQTVETPVGPVFIPGLSVNTPNGPGLIPGHIVTSESTNEPCFLAGQVLQTSKGEEFVCGQVMKTKDNAHRFTEGQTVVSEEGLKFVPGKILLSGSEEFFVPGQTIMTPEGVQFIPGQTITENSKGVIFTPGQNAKINNDWQFVPGQVVQQDEGLQFVPGATLATPNGLKFVPGQTVSVDGETIFVPGVTKTSSNDSLQFVPGTTVETIDGPKFIEGQIVHTEYGEKFLPGKTIVETNGHVEFSVAKSVEDITFSESAPTGLPIDIKTCSLSEDSLYVFGHMVQSAKGIEFYPGPRVPKLDGKVVPGRLVKNELNQSRFVPGTMVEGIFVPGQIVFTENGEQFVPGQVVDTADGPKFVPGQVVNTRNGPKFVPGQTIHTIDGPRFVPGQIIETKAGPTFIPGQVISTEDEGSRFVPGQVVDTEEGPRFVPGRVIETDDNGVTFVPGQIVQTPEGLKFIAPDLTEGEEGLEFSVQSFVVTPEELKLLKVKTNPNDTTSTKGELSIDTNMLRQLSEAGMSIGRQVPAELPAISVVLNQTRNAEALKAFVTDYGLKDDVANQLMDVITSIIEMSSHLKSELNDSNNNEDKINDKKGRASRRRAEMQEAGYVGGNGQTAHQEHVKNSIAAAVLAALVTAEQFEEINNNNSREKYNLILKSIDTILGKAINEDFVSAMFEILQKNEDKEFLCDEILENTTQPKVELIKIAINSSLHKQTITEEDIIEKFGDFLSSENDVLGPAFKNITKSDTNLLHHVLSNISDSISFIKTDHEATETLQKAIVSAVQEASTKELEVLLNDTGSKNLKELIVQSVGLAKILGMRDVAASLLAVVNDEQSLTKIASDPTSLNILKRLTVMRKLADKTPSLHSALRKLETDPELARTDPKLRDLVRESAALMIVPEEPPLMTSADVPLSLLDPENSLAMEDFLFQRKKHPGALLIMKRGLQAVVPREASRAVLTGQVAYTVLDENGIRHFEPLHVFSALNLSQPTAHRFSMYSCLVADNHEEDLEDFTGYCNISNNQKITKLGGWGRKYSGVLLDRENTRSRMSSVDHTPSYKRYPSRSLSRSRSSCSRSPPKVEDVVVASSDYTATADDEVSLKAGDIVEVLDTKTAHGSKYRGRVYSYEKHFFNTRGPSVDYVFSVPTYRMYYY; this is encoded by the exons ATGTCGTTCTGCAGAATCACAGGGCGCAGCAGAGGGCTGCCTAAGCCAAACTATTTCCCGCTCCTCGCTCCGATATCGCCGgccgatgcgaagcgatgctgTAGGATCACGGGCAAGTCCTACGGGCTCCCGTCCCACCACTACATTCCAGTGCTCCTCACGGCGCGTTCAAGCAGAAAGAAGTGCAAGATAACCAATGTCTCCGGCGAACTGGGTCCGCACCACTACGCACCCGAAATTAACTACGGAAACAGAAAACATGATTTACTACCTGACTTTAGATACATATTCCCCGTGTTAGACGGATCGACGGAGGCGCAGAAGGCTTTAATGGATATGCTGTTGACTAAACAAGTGACTGACGATAAGCGTTATGTGTATACTGTCAAAGAAAGGAGGTGTAGTTTAGTGTTCTCCGCTCGTATGGAAGCAGCAGTGCGCGACGGCGATGTACGCGATGTTATGCTTGCGAAGGATTCTGATACGGTGCTGATCAAAACAAAACAGGGCCGCAGTGTTTCCATGGATTTTAGAGATTTCACTGAAGATGTTGAAATGTATGAAGGTGAGGGGCCAAACGCTGAAGTATTGAAGCAACGGGAAAGAGAAGAGTTggaagaaaaaaagaagaagagaaaGCGTGCTGCTGGATTATCCTCTATgaagaaaatatttgaaaacaaaGAGAAATTAGCTGAAGTGCAAGAATTAGAAGAAGAAAAGTTGCGACAAGAACGAATGGCCAAAAAGGCTAAAATTGAAGAATATAAACATGAGAAACATGACCTCAAAACTTTCAATTATAATAACTTTGACGTGAGTCATATGCGGTCGAAATCTAGTATCGCGATGTGCAGTGGGGAGTGGACGGAGCGAATGCATCCGCTTATAGAATCATGGGATTGGGAAGTGTTTGAAAAGGAAGTGGGTAATAAGCAAGTTGTGCCAACAGTGACCAAACTACCAACTCCTGTTAAAATTACCCCATATCATTGTGAAGCGGAAATATACGAATCTGATCAAAACGTTAGCCATGTTTCGGTAGCACTTGAAAGTGTTCCTTGTGTTAATCCCTTAAAAGTCCCAAAAGAACGGCCATCGGAAATAGTTCTGAATGCCATTAAAGAACTTACGGAGGACCGTTTGAACGAAACTATAAATATTGAAGAAAAGTTGTTACTGGAAAATAAAGTTGACGTGCTTCCATCTTTGGAAATGCTGCCAGATgtcatcaaaaatattaaaaaaggaaaaagagaAAAGATCGCTAAAATTTCTGGCTTAACTATAGATATAAATAAAGCGAAGAAGTTTATTCCTGGTCAACATGTAAACACACCGCAAGGACCAGTGTTTGTACCGGGGCAAACAGTAGAAACCCCTGTTGGTCCAGTTTTTATTCCTGGACTTAGTGTCAATACACCTAATGGACCGGGTCTTATACCCGGTCACATAGTCACTAGTGAAAGTACAAACGAACCCTGTTTCCTCGCAGGGCAAGTACTGCAAACTTCTAAAGGAGAAGAATTTGTATGTGGACAAGTTATGAAAACCAAAGATAATGCTCACCGTTTTACTGAAGGCCAAACTGTTGTTTCCGAAGAAGGGTTAAAATTTGTGCCCGGGAAAATCTTACTAAGTGGTTCTGAGGAATTTTTCGTCCCTGGGCAAACAATAATGACTCCAGAAGGTGTTCAGTTTATTCCGGGACAGACTATTACTGAAAACAGCAAAGGAGTTATTTTTACACCTGGACAAAATGCCAAGATAAACAATGACTGGCAGTTTGTGCCGGGGCAAGTGGTGCAACAAGATGAAGGTTTACAATTTGTACCTGGAGCGACACTAGCGACTCCTAATGGTCTCAAATTTGTTCCAGGTCAGACTGTTTCCGTTGACGGTGAAACAATTTTTGTACCTGGCGTAACAAAGACGTCTAGCAATGACAGCTTACAATTCGTACCGGGCACAACAGTTGAAACAATAGATGGACCTAAGTTTATTGAAGGACAAATAGTGCACACTGAATATGGAGAAAAGTTTTTGCCTGGAAAAACTATAGTGGAAACAAATGGACATGTAGAATTCTCTGTTGCGAAATCAGTCGAAGACATTACATTCTCTGAGTCAGCGCCAACTGGATTACCGATAGATATTAAAACTTGTTCACTATCCGAAGACTCCTTGTATGTTTTTGGACATATGGTGCAGTCAGCTAAAGGAATTGAATTCTATCCTGGCCCAAGAGTTCCTAAATTAGATGGCAAAGTGGTCCCCGGAAGACTAGTCAAGAATGAATTAAACCAATCCAGATTTGTACCTGGAACAATGGTGGAAGGCATTTTCGTACCCGGACAAATAGTTTTTACTGAAAATGGGGAACAATTTGTTCCCGGTCAAGTTGTGGATACAGCAGATGGCCCTAAATTTGTTCCTGGGCAAGTAGTCAATACAAGAAATGGACCAAAGTTTGTACCAGGTCAGACAATACACACCATTGATGGCCCTCGTTTTGTACCTGGACAAATTATTGAGACTAAGGCTGGACCCACATTTATACCTGGCCAAGTTATTTCCACTGAAGATGAAGGGTCAAGGTTTGTTCCTGGTCAAGTTGTTGACACCGAAGAAGGACCTCGATTTGTTCCAGGAAGAGTAATAGAAACTGATGATAATGGAGTCACTTTTGTACCCGGCCAAATCGTTCAAACACCAGAAGGCCTTAAGTTCATAGCCCCTGATCTAACGGAAGGTGAAGAAGGTCTTGAATTCTCCGTGCAAAGTTTTGTTGTTACCCCTGAAGAACTTAAACTCCTTAAAGTAAAAACCAATCCAAATGACACTACTTCAACAAAAGGAGAGTTGAGTATTGACACAAATATGTTGAGGCAACTATCTGAAGCAGGTATGTCTATTGGCAGACAAGTGCCTGCTGAATTACCTGCGATCAGCGTAGTTCTAAACCAAACACGGAATGCTGAAGCTTTAAAAGCATTTGTTACTGATTATGGCTTAAAAGATGATGTTGCAAATCAGCTGATGGATGTAATTACATCTATCATAGAAATGAGTTCACATTTGAAGTCTGAATTAAATGACAGTAATAATAACGAAgataaaataaatgacaaaaaaggAAGAGCTAGTAGAAGGCGAGCTGAAATGCAAGAAGCCGGGTATGTAGGTGGTAATGGACAAACGGCACATCAGGAACATGTTAAAAATTCAATAGCTGCTGCAGTATTGGCCGCTTTAGTGACTGCCGAGCAATTcgaagaaataaataacaataatagtagagaaaaatataacttaattttaaaatcaattgaCACAATTTTGGGAAAAGCTATAAACGAAGATTTTGTGTCAGCCATGTTTGAAATCCTACAAAAGAATGAAGATAAAGAATTCCTTTGtgatgaaattcttgaaaatacGACCCAGCCTAAAGTTGAGCTAATTAAAATAGCTATTAATAGCTCCTTACACAAACAAACTATTACAGAAGAAGACATAATTGAGAAGTTCGGAGACTTTTTGAGCAGTGAAAACGACGTTTTGGGACCAGCGTTTAAGAATATCACTAAAAGTGATACAAATCTTCTGCATCACGTGTTGAGTAATATATCTGATTCAATTTCGTTCATCAAAACTGATCACGAAGCAACCGAAACTTTGCAAAAGGCTATTGTATCCGCTGTACAAGAAGCAAGCACAAAGGAATTAGAAGTTCTTTTAAATGACACCGGCAGCAAAAATTTAAAAGAATTAATAGTTCAATCCGTCGGTCTGGCCAAAATTCTTGGTATGCGAGACGTGGCCGCTAGTCTCCTCGCAGTTGTCAACGATGAACAAAGTTTAACTAAAATAGCGAGCGACCCGACAAGTCTAAACATTTTGAAACGTCTGACAGTAATGCGGAAACTTGCGGACAAAACACCAAGCTTACACTCCGCATTGAGGAAACTAGAAACTGACCCAGAGCTGGCTCGAACAGATCCTAAATTAAGGGATTTAGTGAGAGAAAGTGCTGCACTCATGATAGTGCCCGAAGAGCCTCCTTTAATGACATCAGCTGACGTGCCTTTGAGTTTACTTGACCCTGAAAACAGTTTGGCTATGGAAGATTTCCTATTTCAACGCAAAAAACATCCTGGCGCACTGTTGATAATGAAAAGGGGCTTACAAGCTGTGGTTCCTAGGGAAGCTAGCCGCGCTGTATTGACGGGACAAGTGGCATACACAGTTCTTGATGAAAATGGAATTAGACATTTTGAACCGCTACATGTTTTCTCAGCGTTAAATCTAAGTCAGCCGACAGCACATCGCTTCTCAATGTACAGCTGTCTTGTGGCCGACAATCACGAGGAAGACTTAGAAGATTTCACAGGATATTGTAACATAAGCAACAACcagaaaattacaaaactaGGCGGCTGGGGCCGCAAATATAGCGGCGTCTTACTTGACAGGGAAAACACGAGAAGTCGAATGAGTAGCGTTGATCACACGCCAAGTTACAAGCGCTACCCTTCAAGATCTCTTTCGAGGTCTAGATCTAGTTGTAGCAGAAGCCCTCCTAAG GTAGAAGACGTAGTTGTGGCCTCGTCGGATTACACGGCGACGGCCGACGACGAAGTATCCCTAAAAGCGGGAGACATTGTCGAAGTTCTCGACACTAAGACCGCCCACGGATCAAA GTACAGAGGTCGAGTATATAGTTACGAGAAACATTTCTTCAATACACGGGGGCCTTCTGTTGACTACGTATTTAGCGTTCCTACGTACAGGATGTATTATTACTGA